The following coding sequences lie in one Apium graveolens cultivar Ventura chromosome 3, ASM990537v1, whole genome shotgun sequence genomic window:
- the LOC141713365 gene encoding histone-lysine N-methyltransferase ATX3-like: MSGRIDDVEMKERECSEKENDDNSLDLMNENSRGLADSRVDEDKGGFNLRRSSRGRVRALPARYRDSEMNLGKKKKTGESRDCDMKKERKGMGSDGLDNGEGLNEKSAESESNLENNDDIQCDSSLSLVKGDAEQIMALAIDDENKFIVEKKRKYKKAEKKPIYRPGNFGVGDVVWVKSSRTAIAWPALVIDPLHDAPENVLNQCAPNTTYVMFFGYSKKGERVYAWIRQGLIYPYDAYLDRFQRKIPPSPSQSPVLLKAVEEAMLYGFGYNSASDVDTGRKHNHYSTASRHFDKLCKSQQYCWICKKIWHQSNSGWIRCDGCGIWVHAECAKLSDKPLKVKVVQEDDYCCPKCEASSNCETSASQRPETEVGKAVIPGQISVICSGMERKYYLAQNPVQCKCCSPGTLKWKRCEWERHTGSRSTNWKFSVKVKDSMLPLKKWTSGHNLQGANPSGLRKKQLLTFLQEKYKPISSKWSLGRCAVCRRFEDYDDNKIILCNRCQIAVHQECYGVSRNEDPVLWVCRACEVPDAPNKCCLCPIKGGALKPTDVGTLWVHVTCAWFCPEVHFQDLQKMEPAVGILNIPLDSFVKACSLCKQIHGSCIQCCKCKVSFHAMCALQAGFHMEIRRGKKIDKFVSYCAFHQGPTMENGIIDEETLGVTNLIQSKNDVQRSRVLTPGPCGRNDYPNSSTSGTTETESAARCSLLELSKNKKTGIEPRFHRLMGPTHHSLDAIDRLTVCHEDAFSTLTKRLNHLKETENKRVCFGKSGIHGWGLFAKRHIREGDMVLYE, encoded by the exons ATGAGTGGACGAATAGATGATGTCGAAATGAAGGAACGTGAGTGTTCCGAGAAAGAGAATGATGATAATTCGTTGGATTTGATGAATGAGAATAGCCGTGGTTTAGCTGATTCCAGGGTGGATGAGGATAAAGGTGGTTTTAATTTACGGAGATCATCGCGTGGACGAGTTAGGGCGCTTCCTGCTAGGTATCGTGATTCGGAGATGAATTTGGGGAAAAAGAAAAAAACTGGTGAATCGCGTGATTGTGATATGAAGAaagagaggaaaggaatgggaaGTGACGGTTTGGACAATGGTGAGGGGTTAAATGAGAAGAGTGCCGAAAGTGAGAGTAATTTGGAAAATAATGATGATATTCAATGTGATTCGAGTTTGTCATTGGTGAAGGGTGATGCTGAGCAGATAATGGCATTGGCAATTGATGATGAGAATAAGTTTATAGtggaaaagaaaaggaaatataAAAAGGCGGAGAAGAAACCTATCTATAGGCCGGGGAATTTTGGAGTAGGGGATGTAGTTTGGGTGAAATCCTCCAGGACTGCTATAGCATGGCCAGCTCTTGTAATTGATCCGTTACATGATGCTCCTGAAAATGTTTTGAACCAGTGTGCTCCAAACACGACATATGTAATGTTTTTTGGCTACTCAAAGAAGGGAGAAAGG GTTTATGCATGGATCCGACAAGGACTGATATATCCCTATGATGCGTATTTAGATAG GTTTCAGCGCAAAATCCCACCTTCCCCTAGCCAGAGCCCTGTTCTTTTAAAGGCAGTAGAAGAAGCAATGTTGTATGGCTTTGGGTATAATAGTGCTAGCGATGTTGATACTGGTCGCAAGCACAATCATTATTCAACTGCCTCAAGGCATTTTGATAAG TTATGCAAGTCACAGCAATATTGTTGGATTTGTAAGAAGATCTGGCATCAATCAAACAGTGGATGG ATACGATGTGATGGCTGTGGCATTTGGGTACATGCTGAGTGTGCCAAATTATCTGACAAGCCACTCAAG GTAAAGGTTGTCCAGGAAGATGATTATTGTTGCCCAAAATGTGAGGCAAGCTCAAATTGTGAGACATCAGCTTCACAGAG GCCGGAGACAGAAGTGGGAAAAGCTGTGATACCTGGACAGATATCCGTGATTTGTTCAGGAATGGAACGGAAATATTATTTAGCTCAAAACCC GGTGCAATGCAAATGTTGTTCTCCTGGGACGCTTAAGTGGAAGCGTTGTGAATGGGAACGTCATACAGGTTCCAGAAGTACAAATTGGAAATTTAGTGTTAAAGTAAAAGATTCAATGCTACCGCTAAAAAAATGG ACTTCAGGGCATAATCTACAAGGTGCAAATCCTTCAGGGCTAAGAAAGAAGCAGCTGCTCACATTTTTGCAAG AGAAGTATAAACCTATTTCTTCAAAGTGGTCTTTAGGACGCTGTGCTGTTTGTAGACGGTTTGAAGACTACGATGATAACAAAATCATTCTTTGCAATAG GTGTCAAATTGCTGTCCATCAAGAATGCTACGGGGTGTCAAGGAATGAGGATCCTGTTTTATGGGTTTGTAGAGCATGTGAAGTGCCGGATGCCCCGAATAAGTGTTGCCTCTGCCCAATAAAAG GTGGTGCTTTGAAGCCAACCGATGTTGGTACCTTGTGGGTCCATGTAACATGTGCATGGTTTTGTCCTGAAGTTCATTTTCAAGATCTTCAGAAAATGGAACCGGCTGTAGGAATTTTAAATATTCCACTTGATTCTTTTGTGAAG GCATGCTCACTTTGCAAGCAAATTCACGGTTCTTGCATACAGTGTTGCAAGTGTAAGGTTTCATTTCATGCAATGTGTGCTTTGCAAGCAGGTTTCCACATGGAA ATTCGGCGTGGGAAGAAGATTGACAAATTTGTGTCATATTGCGCTTTTCACCA GGGCCCTACTATGGAAAACGGCATAATAGACGAAGAAACTCTTGGTGTAACAAATTTGATTCAAAGCAAGAATGATGTACAACGTTCCAGAGTTTTGACACCTGGTCCATGCGGGAGAAATGATTACCCTAACTCGTCAACATCGGGAACAACTGAGACTGAGTCTGCTGCACGGTGTTCTTTATTAGAATTATCAAAAAATAAG AAGACAGGAATAGAACCAAGATTTCACAGACTGATGGGACCCACACATCATTCTTTGGATGCAATTGATCGCTTAACTGTCTGCCAT GAAGATGCGTTCTCTACATTAACCAAACGTCTCAACCATCTGAAG GAAACAGAAAATAAACGGGTTTGCTTTGGTAAATCTGGAATACATGGATGGGGTCTATTTGCCAAACGGCACATTCGAGAAGGAGATATGGTATTATATGAATAA
- the LOC141713366 gene encoding uncharacterized protein LOC141713366 isoform X2: MRVSKLAPRGRNDYPNSSTSGTSETESAARCSLVESSKNTKKGIEPRFYELMGPTHHSLNAIDCLTDCQLPRRCVLYINQTSIPSEGNRK, from the exons ATGAG AGTTTCGAAACTTGCTCCACGTGGGAGAAATGATTACCCCAACTCGTCAACATCAGGAACAAGTGAGACTGAGTCTGCTGCACGGTGTTCTTTAGTAGAATCATCAAAAAATACG AAGAAAGGAATAGAACCAAGATTCTATGAACTGATGGGACCCACCCACCATTCTTTGAATGCAATTGATTGCTTAACTGACTGCCAACTGCCAA GAAGATGTGTTCTCTACATTAACCAAACTTCTATACCATCTGAAG GTAACAGAAAATAA
- the LOC141713366 gene encoding uncharacterized protein LOC141713366 isoform X1 → MRVSKLAPRGRNDYPNSSTSGTSETESAARCSLVESSKNTKKGIEPRFYELMGPTHHSLNAIDCLTDCQLPRRCVLYINQTSIPSEENKRVCFRKSGIHG, encoded by the exons ATGAG AGTTTCGAAACTTGCTCCACGTGGGAGAAATGATTACCCCAACTCGTCAACATCAGGAACAAGTGAGACTGAGTCTGCTGCACGGTGTTCTTTAGTAGAATCATCAAAAAATACG AAGAAAGGAATAGAACCAAGATTCTATGAACTGATGGGACCCACCCACCATTCTTTGAATGCAATTGATTGCTTAACTGACTGCCAACTGCCAA GAAGATGTGTTCTCTACATTAACCAAACTTCTATACCATCTGAAG AAAATAAACGGGTTTGCTTTCGTAAATCTGGAATACATGGATGA